Proteins from a genomic interval of Phlebotomus papatasi isolate M1 chromosome 3, Ppap_2.1, whole genome shotgun sequence:
- the LOC129807601 gene encoding Golgi-associated plant pathogenesis-related protein 1-like: protein MAHRFSDFELESLEAHNAYRIRHGSPPLQLNVSMCHFANEWAKNLAAKGQMFHRQNSPYGENIYFSYGKIVNGTTAVDIWYDEIRSHVFHREPVSLATGHFTQLIWRESRQLGVGKATNSSGQTYVVANYDPPGNFMGRFAQNVPPLKI from the coding sequence ATGGCTCACAGATTTAGTGATTTTGAGTTAGAAAGCTTAGAAGCCCACAATGCATATCGTATTCGCCATGGATCACCACCTCTCCAGCTTAATGTTAGCATGTGTCATTTTGCCAACGAGTGGGCTAAAAATTTGGCAGCTAAGGGCCAAATGTTTCACCGACAGAATTCACCTTACggcgaaaatatttatttctcgtATGGAAAAATTGTAAACGGAACAACAGCAGTGGATATTTGGTATGATGAGATTAGATCACATGTATTCCATCGCGAACCTGTAAGTCTGGCTACAGGGCACTTCACTCAGCTTATTTGGAGAGAAAGTCGTCAATTGGGGGTTGGAAAAGCAACCAATTCATCTGGACAAACATATGTCGTAGCAAATTACGATCCACCAGGAAATTTTATGGGAAGGTTCGCACAGAATGTGCCACcactaaaaatataa